The proteins below are encoded in one region of Brachyspira intermedia PWS/A:
- the fliG gene encoding flagellar motor switch protein FliG, with protein MPAEKEKDKKQRVLSGRQKVAIFLVSLGMETSSEIFKHLREEEIEQITFDIARLENIESADKDAVFREFQEMMIAQDFITQGGIDYARDLLERSVGSQKASDIINRLTSSLQVRPFDFIRRTDPAHLLNFIQGEHPQTIALILAYLEAQKAASILGALPTEIQPDVAKRIAIMDRTSPEVLREVERVLERKLSTLASEDFTSAGGIDSIVEIINSVDRSTEKSIIESLEEDDPELAEEIKKRMFVFEDIVLLDDRAIQKVLREVDSSDLAKALKSVDTDAQDKVYRNMSKRAAALLKEDMDFMGPVRLKDVEEAQQKIVNIIRKLEEQGDIVVARAGEDEMVV; from the coding sequence ATGCCTGCAGAGAAAGAAAAAGATAAAAAACAACGAGTGCTAAGCGGCCGTCAAAAAGTTGCTATATTTTTAGTATCTCTTGGAATGGAAACTTCAAGTGAAATATTTAAACATTTGAGAGAGGAAGAAATAGAGCAGATAACATTTGATATTGCCAGACTTGAAAATATAGAATCCGCTGATAAGGATGCTGTATTTAGAGAGTTCCAAGAGATGATGATAGCTCAGGACTTCATAACTCAAGGTGGTATAGATTATGCAAGAGACTTGCTTGAAAGATCTGTGGGCAGTCAGAAGGCTAGCGATATAATCAATAGATTAACTTCTTCATTACAGGTTAGACCTTTTGATTTTATACGCCGTACAGACCCTGCACACTTGCTTAACTTCATACAAGGTGAGCACCCTCAAACTATAGCACTTATTTTGGCTTATTTGGAAGCACAAAAAGCTGCTAGTATATTGGGAGCTTTACCTACAGAGATTCAGCCTGATGTAGCTAAACGTATCGCTATAATGGACAGAACATCTCCAGAGGTTTTAAGAGAGGTTGAAAGAGTACTTGAAAGAAAACTTTCTACTCTTGCTAGTGAAGACTTTACTTCTGCCGGCGGTATAGATTCTATAGTAGAAATCATTAACAGTGTTGACAGATCTACTGAGAAAAGTATTATCGAGAGTTTGGAGGAAGACGATCCGGAACTTGCAGAAGAGATCAAGAAACGTATGTTTGTATTCGAAGATATCGTATTGCTTGACGACAGAGCTATACAGAAGGTACTTCGTGAGGTTGATTCAAGCGACTTGGCTAAAGCACTTAAGAGTGTTGATACAGATGCTCAGGATAAAGTTTACAGAAACATGTCCAAACGTGCTGCCGCATTGCTTAAAGAGGATATGGACTTTATGGGACCTGTTCGTCTTAAAGACGTTGAAGAGGCTCAGCAGAAAATCGTTAATATCATCCGTAAGCTTGAAGAGCAAGGTGATATTGTTGTTGCTCGTGCCGGTGAAGATGAAATGGTTGTGTGA
- the fliH gene encoding flagellar assembly protein FliH: protein MPEKVFKSRSIVELTQKVNIAVPHHKSQEELDYEESQEEYRGPSIEEIEAEIAGLRAQWEEDLRDMRRKAVDEADRIIEDAKTQAFEIFKSKQNEAHVISEQAKVDASRIIQDANAEKERIQSESESIKDAAYKEGYAKGYDEGFEKSFSDSNNDLIKLTEKMKKILAETINKRNEIIDAAEAQVIEVAVLIAKRVVKMLTERDKGIVIRNIQEALRRIKGRTKITIRVNIDDLEVSARHKDEFYQMLDKIEGVTVLEDPNVDVGGCMIETDFGDIDARINTQLNEIETAIKEVEPIKGF from the coding sequence ATGCCAGAAAAGGTTTTTAAATCCAGAAGTATTGTTGAACTTACTCAAAAAGTTAATATTGCAGTACCTCATCATAAATCTCAGGAAGAACTTGATTATGAGGAATCTCAAGAGGAATATAGAGGCCCTTCCATTGAAGAAATTGAAGCTGAAATTGCAGGTCTTAGAGCTCAATGGGAAGAAGATTTAAGAGATATGAGAAGAAAGGCTGTTGATGAGGCAGACAGAATCATTGAAGATGCTAAAACACAGGCTTTTGAGATATTTAAATCTAAGCAAAATGAAGCACATGTTATTTCAGAACAGGCTAAAGTTGATGCTTCAAGAATAATACAAGATGCTAATGCTGAAAAAGAAAGAATACAAAGTGAATCAGAATCTATAAAAGATGCTGCATATAAAGAAGGATATGCAAAAGGTTATGATGAAGGTTTTGAAAAATCTTTCTCTGACAGTAATAATGATTTAATAAAATTAACAGAAAAGATGAAAAAAATCTTAGCTGAAACTATTAATAAAAGAAATGAAATAATAGATGCAGCAGAAGCTCAGGTTATTGAGGTTGCTGTACTTATAGCTAAGCGTGTTGTAAAAATGCTTACTGAAAGAGATAAAGGTATTGTTATTAGGAATATTCAGGAGGCTTTAAGAAGAATTAAAGGCAGAACTAAAATCACTATTAGAGTTAATATTGATGATTTGGAAGTTTCTGCAAGACATAAAGATGAATTTTATCAAATGCTTGATAAGATTGAGGGCGTAACAGTATTGGAAGACCCTAATGTTGATGTTGGCGGTTGTATGATAGAAACAGACTTCGGCGATATAGATGCTAGAATAAATACTCAATTGAATGAAATAGAAACTGCTATTAAAGAAGTAGAACCTATTAAAGGTTTCTAA
- a CDS encoding FliI/YscN family ATPase, with product MIKDENIDFDKEVKKTFEKYRKVVDDVALLKSYGKVKEVIGSLVISEGPFCKLGDMCRIYMNDDTYLDAEAIGFRNQDVLLATFGPVNGITFGNMVYSFERPLSVMCCDEILGTVLDARGKPLAGGGHNFYETPIPVSHNAVNPMNRPRIKKHIQTGVRAIDGLLTVGQGQRMAIMSGTGVGKSTLLSMIARNTNADVNVIALIGERRREVRDFIERDLGEEGLKRSVLVVATSDDAPLLRVRAAYTATTIAEYFRDKGKNVMFMVDSVTRFALAQREIGLSRGEPPTTRGYTPSVFSELAKLLERTGTSNKGSITAFYNVLVEGDDLDEPITDAVRGILDGHIVLSRDLANRGHFPAIDVNKSISRIMNEVVSNMHKRAAREFLKMSADYNEAKELIMIGGYAKGSMPEVDRAIDYKPMMDRYLQQDVYEVSSFADSKEALLSMFYSQEEIEEDLVNSGDVKKAADRTDISDNVEYANDVVIL from the coding sequence ATGATAAAAGATGAAAATATAGATTTTGATAAAGAAGTAAAAAAGACATTTGAAAAATATAGAAAAGTAGTTGATGATGTAGCTTTATTAAAATCTTATGGTAAAGTTAAAGAAGTTATAGGTTCATTGGTTATTAGTGAAGGACCTTTCTGCAAACTTGGAGATATGTGCCGTATATATATGAATGATGACACTTATCTTGATGCAGAGGCTATAGGTTTTAGAAATCAAGATGTTCTTCTAGCTACTTTTGGACCAGTTAATGGAATAACTTTCGGTAATATGGTTTATTCTTTTGAAAGACCATTATCCGTTATGTGCTGTGATGAAATATTAGGAACAGTACTCGATGCAAGAGGAAAACCGCTTGCAGGAGGAGGACATAATTTTTATGAAACTCCTATTCCAGTTTCTCATAATGCCGTAAACCCAATGAACAGACCTAGAATAAAAAAACATATACAAACAGGTGTAAGAGCTATAGACGGACTTCTCACTGTTGGACAGGGACAGCGTATGGCTATAATGAGCGGTACAGGTGTTGGTAAGTCTACACTTTTATCTATGATAGCTAGAAATACTAATGCTGATGTCAATGTTATTGCATTGATTGGTGAAAGAAGAAGAGAAGTAAGAGATTTTATAGAAAGAGATTTAGGAGAGGAAGGATTAAAAAGAAGTGTATTGGTAGTTGCTACAAGTGATGATGCTCCGCTTTTGAGAGTGCGTGCTGCATATACTGCTACTACTATAGCTGAATATTTCAGAGATAAAGGCAAAAATGTAATGTTTATGGTTGACTCTGTAACACGTTTTGCTTTGGCACAAAGAGAGATAGGACTTTCAAGAGGTGAACCCCCTACAACTAGAGGTTATACTCCTAGTGTATTCTCTGAACTTGCTAAACTTTTGGAAAGAACTGGTACTTCAAATAAAGGTTCTATAACAGCATTTTACAATGTATTGGTAGAAGGTGATGATTTGGACGAACCTATTACAGATGCTGTTAGAGGTATATTAGACGGACACATAGTTCTATCTAGAGATTTGGCTAATAGAGGACATTTCCCTGCTATTGATGTTAATAAAAGCATATCTAGGATTATGAATGAAGTAGTTTCTAATATGCATAAGAGAGCAGCAAGAGAATTTTTAAAAATGAGTGCTGACTATAATGAAGCTAAAGAACTTATAATGATAGGCGGTTATGCTAAAGGAAGTATGCCTGAGGTTGACAGGGCTATTGATTATAAGCCTATGATGGATAGATATTTACAGCAAGATGTATATGAAGTTTCAAGTTTTGCTGATAGTAAAGAGGCTCTTTTATCTATGTTCTATTCTCAGGAAGAGATAGAAGAGGATTTAGTAAATAGCGGCGACGTAAAAAAAGCAGCTGACAGAACAGATATTTCCGACAATGTAGAATATGCTAATGATGTTGTAATATTGTAG